The genomic interval CATCACCGCCGCCCGGCCCACGCCGTAGCGCTGGGCGATGGCGTCCATTTCCAGCTCGTCGGTGAGTACCAGCCCCTCGAAGCCGAGCCGCTGGCGCAGCAGCCCGCCCAGCACCTGGGGGTGGAGGGTGGCCGGCACGTCGTCCCCGGTGAGGCCGGGCACGGCCACGTGCGCCGTCATCAGCCCGTCCAGCCCCTCGCGCATGACGGCATGGAAGGGCTCCATCTGGGCGAGCACCTCCTCGCGGGACTCGCGCATGACGGGCAGGGCCGTGTGGCTGTCGGCGTCCGTGGCGCCATGGCCGGGGAAGTGCTTGGCCACCGTGACGAGCCCCGCGTCCTGCTGGCCGCGCACGAAGGCCCGCCCCAGCTCGGACACGAGCGGCACCGAGTCCCCATAGGAGCGGATGCCGATGACGGGGTTGCGCGGGTTGAGGTTGACGTCCAGCACCGGCGCCAGGTTCATGTTGAAGCCCAGGCGCGCCAGGTCCTCCCCCTGGGCGTGGCCCGCGGCGTACGCCAGCTCGGGCGAGCGCGTGGCCCCCAGCGCCATGTTGCCCGGCAGCACCACCACGCCGTCGTTCACCCGCACCACGTTGCCCCCTTCCTGATCCAACGCCAGGAAGGGGGGGATGGTATCCGCCAGCAGCCGGCGCAGGCCGTCGTTGAGGCGGGCGACCTGCTCGCCGGTGACGATGTTGCGCTTGAAGAGACACACCCCGCCCACCCGGCGGCCCCGCACCAGCGCCTCCACGGACGCGTCCACCTCGGTGCCGGCGAAGCCCACCATCATCAACTGGCCCACCTTGTCCTCGAGGGAGAGGCGGGCGAGGAGGTCCTCCACCCGGGCCCGGAGGACGGCGTCCCCGGAAACCGGGGGCGCGGTAGGGGCGGGGTCGGCCTGGACCTGGGCGGGGGCGGGCGTCTCCAGGGGGGCGCGGGGTGCCTGGGGTCCGCCGGGGGCGGTGGCACACGCCCCGGAGCAAAGGACGAGCAGGACGGTGAGTGCGCGAAGGGACCAGGGGGGCACGTTGGGGTGGAGCCTAGACGAGCCCTCCAGCCCCCTCCATCTTCTGGCCATGAGGGGCAAGACGCCTGGAGACGGACAGGGAGGGCAGGCGACCCTTGCGCG from Archangium lipolyticum carries:
- a CDS encoding glycoside hydrolase family 3 protein, whose amino-acid sequence is MARRWRGLEGSSRLHPNVPPWSLRALTVLLVLCSGACATAPGGPQAPRAPLETPAPAQVQADPAPTAPPVSGDAVLRARVEDLLARLSLEDKVGQLMMVGFAGTEVDASVEALVRGRRVGGVCLFKRNIVTGEQVARLNDGLRRLLADTIPPFLALDQEGGNVVRVNDGVVVLPGNMALGATRSPELAYAAGHAQGEDLARLGFNMNLAPVLDVNLNPRNPVIGIRSYGDSVPLVSELGRAFVRGQQDAGLVTVAKHFPGHGATDADSHTALPVMRESREEVLAQMEPFHAVMREGLDGLMTAHVAVPGLTGDDVPATLHPQVLGGLLRQRLGFEGLVLTDELEMDAIAQRYGVGRAAVMAVNAGADMVLIPWRAEKKTEVYEALLAAAHDGAIPRGRLDEAVRHILTAKVRRGLFEPPLQLAERLATPPSPEHAEVAHRIARAAVTLLRTDGRHFPLAPDMRLAVITAEDSLGEAIQARAPHAQVLNVPAYPSRARRSVLRQQARRLALSADVVVVGVINSRQLELVTMAAATGRPVLVVSMGLPYLAELADEARAVLAIYSYQPVATEAAAAALFGEIGTPGRLPVGLNRLAFGHGLDAPRKGGSGALHTERSAR